Within the Stenotrophomonas sp. 610A2 genome, the region TGTAGGTGGCGCTGGTGCCGTACTCGCCACCGGTGGCGAAACCCTGTGCCAGCCGCGCGAACAACAGGATCAGCGCCGCCGCGCCACCGATCTGCGCGGCGGTCGGGGTGATCGCGATCAGGAACGAGCAGGCCGCCATCACCGTCACTGAAACCGTCAGTGCGCGGCGGCGGCCATAGCGGTCGGCGAAACGGCCGAAGTACCAGGCGCCGATCGGCCGCATCAGGAAGGTGGCCGCGAAGATCGCCCACACGTAGATGGTGGAGTTCTTGTCGGCGGCCGAGAAGAACTGCGACTCGAAGTACACCGCGAACACCGAGTACACATAGACGTCGTACCACTCGACCAGATTGCCGGCCGAGCCCTTCAAGGTATTGGAGATGGAGCGGCGCAGGGCGGCGCGGTCGGAGGCTGCCGGTGCGCTGGCGGTGACGGTGTTCATGCAGGAGCTGTCCTCGCTTGATGGCCAAGGGCCGGACGACGCACGCCGTGGTGACGTTGTGCTTGCCTCCACGCTACCGCAGTGCGTGTATGGATGATGTAGGTAGCTTGCCAAACGAATACAGCATGCTGTTTTTCAGACTGATCTCGGCGCCGCTGTGCCCTAGAATTCACCTTCCCCCGAATGGTGGCACCGCCTCATGTCCTCCCCCGTATCCACGCCGGCTGCTCCTCCCAGGGGTGGCCTTGTCGTTTTGGCCTTGTTCCTGGTCTACGTGGTGTGGGGGTCGACCTATCTCGGCATTCATCTCGCGCTGGAAAGCGGGCTGCCGCCGCTGACGGTGATCTCCGGCACGCGCTTCCTGCTCGCCGGCAGCCTGCTCTATGCCTTCCTGCGCTGGCGTGGCGTCGCCGCGCCTACCCGCGCGCAGTGGAAGACCGTGGCGGTGATGGGGGTGTGCCTGCTGTTCCTCGGCAATGGCATGGTGGTGCTGGCCGAACGCGATGTGTCGTCCGGTCTGGCAGCGGTGGCGGTGGCCTCGGTGCCCTTGTGGATGGCGCTGTTCTCGGCCATCCGTGGCGAGAAGGCCACGCTTGGCGAGTGGCTGGGCATCGCCATTGGTTTCGTCGGCGTGGTCTGGCTCAACGCCGGCAGCAGCCTGACCGCGACGCCGACCGGGCTGATTTTGTTGCTGATCGCGCCGCTGGGCTGGGCCGGTGGCTCGATCTGGTCGCGCAGCCGCGACCTGCCATCGCCGTTCATGACGGCCGCCGGGCAGATGCTGTGTGGTGGCGTGGTGCTGATCAGTGTTGGCCTGCTGCGCGGTGAACGCATCAGCGCGCTACCCAACCTGCAGGGTCTGTTGTCGGTGAGCTACCTGACCGTATTCGGCTCGATCATCGCCTTTACCGCCTACGTGTGGCTGCTGCACAACGTGCGCCCGGTGCTGGCCAGCAGCTATGCCTACGTCAATCCGGTGATTGCCGTGGCGCTGGGCGCGTGGATCGCGCATGAGCGTTTCAGCATTTCCGATCTTGGCGCGATGGCGGTGATCCTGGCCGGCGTCGTGGTCATCACCCTTGCAAGGCTGCGTCGCGCATGAACAGCAACAGCGAAACCCGCAACGGCCTATGGGCCACCACCCTGGCCTTCGTCATCTGGGGCCTGTTCCCGCTGTACTGGCACCTGCTCAAGGAGGTGCCGTCGTTCCTGATCATTGCCCACCGCATTGTCTGGAGCGCGGTGCTGCTGGTCGGTGGGCTGGGCATCATGCGCGGCTGGGGCTGGTTGACCGAGGTATGGGCCACGCCGCGCCGGTTCTGGCTGCTGGGCCTGTCCAGCCTGCTGATCGCGCTGAACTGGAGCCTGTACATCTGGGCGGTGAACGCCGGCCACGTGGTCGAGACCAGCCTTGGCTACTTCATCAACCCGCTACTGAGCGTGCTGCTCGGGGTGATGGTGCTCGGTGAGCGGCTCGGCAAGCTGCAGTGGTTGGCGGTGGCGCTGGCAGCCCTGGGCGTGGCCTGGCTGACCTGGCAGAGCGGCCGTCCGCCGTGGATCGCGATTGGCCTGTCCATCACCTTTGGCCTGTATGGCCTGCTGCGCAAGCTGGTGGTTGTCGATGCGGTGAGCGGGCTGGGTGTGGAAAGCCTGTTCATGGTGGCACCGGCGCTGGCTTATGTGATCTGGGCCGAGGCCGGCCATGGCGGCGGTTTCATTTCCGGTTGGGGCGTTGGCAACGACGTGCTGCTGGTGCTGGCCGGCGCGGTCAGCGCGATCCCGCTGATTGCCTTCGC harbors:
- the rarD gene encoding EamA family transporter RarD gives rise to the protein MNSNSETRNGLWATTLAFVIWGLFPLYWHLLKEVPSFLIIAHRIVWSAVLLVGGLGIMRGWGWLTEVWATPRRFWLLGLSSLLIALNWSLYIWAVNAGHVVETSLGYFINPLLSVLLGVMVLGERLGKLQWLAVALAALGVAWLTWQSGRPPWIAIGLSITFGLYGLLRKLVVVDAVSGLGVESLFMVAPALAYVIWAEAGHGGGFISGWGVGNDVLLVLAGAVSAIPLIAFAFGVRRVPLTVVGLLQYIAPTLQFLVGVLVFREAFNASQLVGFCLIWAGLVVFAVAGVRKARMARAQAPAA
- the yedA gene encoding drug/metabolite exporter YedA, whose amino-acid sequence is MSSPVSTPAAPPRGGLVVLALFLVYVVWGSTYLGIHLALESGLPPLTVISGTRFLLAGSLLYAFLRWRGVAAPTRAQWKTVAVMGVCLLFLGNGMVVLAERDVSSGLAAVAVASVPLWMALFSAIRGEKATLGEWLGIAIGFVGVVWLNAGSSLTATPTGLILLLIAPLGWAGGSIWSRSRDLPSPFMTAAGQMLCGGVVLISVGLLRGERISALPNLQGLLSVSYLTVFGSIIAFTAYVWLLHNVRPVLASSYAYVNPVIAVALGAWIAHERFSISDLGAMAVILAGVVVITLARLRRA